A section of the Stenotrophomonas sp. 364 genome encodes:
- the bamA gene encoding outer membrane protein assembly factor BamA — translation MTRLPNRRLLALALAAGFGAPALAQAAEPFTVSDIRVDGLQRITSGTVFTYLPVERGETLTDNKVGESIRALYKTGFFEDVQLDRQGDILVVTVKERPAINKLTVTGNKDIKSDQLLKGLSDIGLTEGGTFDRLSLDRVTQELRRQYNDRGKYNVDITPTVSPLDRNRVDITIAIKEGKAAKIQHVNLVGTEKFASEDILETWESKEHNWASWYRRDDQYSKEKLSGDLEKLNSWYLDRGYVDFSIDSTQVSISPDKRDMFITAGVTEGEQYKISEIKVTGDTILPQEDVERMVIQKSGDTFSRALLEFSSDAITNSLSNIGYAFAKVNPIPTSNRADRTVAINMQVVPGPRVQVRRITFKGNTRTSDEVLRREMRQFENSWYSQAAIDRSKIRLQRLGYFESVDVETPPVTGSNDQVDVVYNVKETTSGSFVFGLGYSQSYGMTTSVQLSQNNFLGGGNRVSVEASRSSYLQRYGFSYTNPYFTDDGVSLGYNLSWRELDYSDFNTAQYNSTNRSAQMVFGVPITENDTVSLMVGIDSNQINTYQGSTPQSIIDYINAIGTKTFHSWRTELGWARDTRNDYFMPTRGTYQRIGLETTLPGSTIEYYKLNYQFSKYWPILPSLVINTRAEIGYGDSYGKDITRDLCYTAPTAANPNPTQTVDCNSASADYVKTVTATGLPFYENFYAGGTNSVRGFEDNTLGPRSEANNSYYNGQPLGGSVKTVGSVEAYFPRLFDSPSARISAFVDFGNVYDGSKNFKANELRVSTGVALLWRAPVGPISISYAFPLKKEDGDEIERLQFTFGGQF, via the coding sequence ATGACGCGACTCCCCAATCGCCGCCTGCTTGCCCTTGCACTCGCCGCCGGTTTCGGCGCGCCCGCCCTGGCCCAGGCAGCCGAGCCCTTCACCGTCAGCGACATCCGTGTCGATGGTCTGCAGCGCATCACCTCCGGTACCGTGTTCACCTACCTGCCGGTGGAACGTGGCGAAACCCTGACCGACAACAAGGTCGGCGAGAGCATCCGTGCGCTGTACAAGACCGGCTTCTTCGAAGACGTGCAGCTGGATCGCCAGGGCGACATCCTGGTGGTCACGGTCAAGGAGCGCCCGGCGATCAACAAGTTGACCGTCACCGGCAACAAGGACATCAAGAGCGACCAGCTGCTCAAGGGCCTGAGCGACATCGGCCTGACCGAGGGCGGCACCTTCGACCGCCTGAGCCTGGACCGCGTGACCCAGGAACTTCGCCGCCAGTACAACGACCGCGGCAAATACAACGTGGACATCACCCCCACGGTGAGCCCGCTGGACCGCAACCGCGTGGACATCACCATCGCGATCAAGGAAGGCAAGGCCGCCAAGATCCAGCACGTCAACCTGGTGGGCACCGAGAAGTTCGCGTCCGAGGACATCCTGGAAACCTGGGAATCCAAGGAGCACAACTGGGCCTCGTGGTACCGCCGCGACGACCAGTACTCCAAGGAAAAACTGTCCGGCGACCTGGAAAAACTCAATTCCTGGTACCTGGACCGCGGCTACGTGGACTTCAGCATCGATTCCACCCAGGTCTCGATCAGCCCCGACAAGCGCGACATGTTCATCACCGCCGGCGTGACCGAAGGTGAGCAGTACAAGATCTCCGAGATCAAGGTCACCGGCGACACCATCCTGCCGCAGGAAGATGTCGAGCGCATGGTGATCCAGAAGTCCGGCGACACGTTCTCGCGTGCGCTGCTGGAGTTCAGCTCGGACGCGATCACCAACTCGCTGTCCAACATCGGTTACGCCTTCGCCAAGGTGAACCCGATCCCGACCAGCAACCGCGCCGACCGTACCGTGGCGATCAACATGCAGGTCGTGCCGGGCCCGCGCGTGCAGGTGCGTCGCATCACCTTCAAGGGCAACACCCGCACCTCCGATGAAGTGCTGCGTCGTGAAATGCGCCAGTTCGAGAACAGCTGGTACTCGCAGGCCGCGATCGATCGCTCCAAGATCCGCCTGCAGCGCCTGGGCTACTTCGAATCGGTCGACGTCGAGACCCCGCCGGTCACCGGCAGCAACGACCAGGTCGACGTGGTCTACAACGTCAAGGAAACCACGTCGGGCAGCTTCGTGTTCGGCCTGGGCTATTCGCAGTCCTACGGCATGACCACCTCGGTGCAGCTGTCGCAGAACAACTTCCTCGGCGGCGGCAACCGCGTGTCCGTCGAAGCCTCGCGCAGCAGCTACCTGCAGCGTTACGGCTTCAGCTACACCAACCCGTACTTCACCGATGACGGCGTGTCGCTGGGCTACAACCTGTCCTGGCGCGAACTGGATTACTCCGACTTCAACACCGCCCAGTACAACAGCACCAACCGTTCGGCGCAGATGGTGTTCGGCGTGCCGATCACCGAGAACGACACGGTCTCGCTGATGGTCGGTATCGACAGCAACCAGATCAACACCTACCAGGGCTCGACGCCGCAGTCGATCATCGACTACATCAATGCCATCGGCACCAAGACGTTCCACTCCTGGCGCACCGAACTGGGCTGGGCGCGCGATACCCGCAACGATTACTTCATGCCGACCCGCGGTACCTATCAGCGCATCGGCCTGGAAACGACCCTGCCGGGCTCGACGATCGAGTACTACAAGCTGAACTACCAGTTCTCCAAGTACTGGCCGATCCTCCCCTCGCTGGTCATCAACACCCGTGCCGAAATCGGCTACGGCGACAGCTATGGCAAGGACATCACGCGCGACCTCTGCTACACCGCACCGACGGCGGCCAACCCGAATCCGACCCAGACGGTGGACTGCAACTCCGCCTCGGCCGATTACGTGAAGACCGTCACCGCCACCGGCCTGCCGTTCTACGAGAACTTCTACGCCGGCGGTACCAACTCGGTGCGCGGCTTCGAGGACAACACGCTCGGTCCGCGCTCGGAGGCGAACAACAGCTACTACAACGGCCAGCCGCTGGGTGGTTCGGTGAAGACCGTTGGCTCGGTCGAAGCCTACTTCCCGCGTCTGTTCGATAGCCCGTCGGCCCGTATCTCGGCCTTCGTGGACTTCGGCAACGTGTACGACGGCAGCAAGAACTTCAAGGCCAACGAACTGCGCGTGTCCACCGGTGTGGCCCTGCTGTGGCGCGCCCCGGTCGGCCCGATCTCGATCAGCTATGCGTTCCCGCTGAAGAAGGAAGACGGCGACGAGATCGAGCGCCTGCAGTTTACGTTCGGCGGTCAGTTCTGA
- the lpxD gene encoding UDP-3-O-(3-hydroxymyristoyl)glucosamine N-acyltransferase — protein MNTPTYTAQQLAEQFGLQVHGDGSTAIHGVATLAHAGPGQLTFLANPRYRAQLADSQAGIVVLRAEDAEAAPGSALIAKDPYTTFAKIGALFDIAPARPAGIHPSAVIDPSAQVAASAHIGPFVSIGAGSVVGENCIIGTGSIIGENCTLDSGCELIARVTLVTRVKLGKRVRIHPGAVLGADGFGLAMDAGKWIKVPQLGGVRIGDDCEIGANTCVDRGALEDTILDDDVRLDNLVQIAHNVQIGAHSAIAGCTGIAGSAKIGRYCLLGGHVGVVGHLEICDKVVITGKSVVRNSIHEPGEYSSGTPLTDNRTWRKNAARFKQLDALARRVLAAGKEKE, from the coding sequence GTGAATACTCCTACCTACACCGCCCAGCAACTCGCCGAGCAGTTCGGCCTGCAGGTCCATGGCGACGGCAGCACCGCCATCCATGGCGTGGCCACGCTTGCCCATGCCGGCCCCGGCCAGCTCACCTTCCTTGCCAACCCGCGCTACCGGGCCCAGCTGGCCGACAGCCAGGCGGGCATCGTGGTGCTGCGCGCCGAGGACGCCGAGGCCGCCCCCGGCAGCGCCCTGATCGCCAAAGACCCGTACACCACCTTCGCCAAGATCGGTGCGCTGTTCGACATCGCCCCCGCGCGACCGGCCGGCATCCATCCCAGCGCTGTCATCGACCCCAGCGCCCAGGTTGCCGCCAGCGCCCACATCGGCCCGTTCGTCAGCATCGGCGCCGGCAGCGTCGTCGGCGAGAACTGCATCATCGGCACCGGCAGCATCATCGGTGAGAACTGCACCCTGGACAGCGGCTGCGAACTGATCGCCCGCGTCACCCTGGTCACCCGCGTCAAGCTCGGCAAGCGCGTGCGCATCCATCCCGGTGCCGTCCTCGGTGCCGACGGCTTCGGCCTGGCCATGGACGCCGGCAAGTGGATCAAGGTGCCGCAGCTGGGCGGCGTGCGCATCGGAGACGACTGCGAAATCGGCGCCAACACCTGCGTCGACCGCGGCGCCCTGGAAGACACCATCCTCGACGATGACGTGCGCCTGGACAACCTGGTGCAGATCGCCCACAACGTCCAGATCGGCGCCCACTCGGCCATCGCCGGCTGCACCGGCATTGCCGGCAGCGCCAAGATCGGCCGCTACTGCCTGCTTGGCGGGCATGTGGGCGTGGTCGGCCACCTCGAAATCTGCGACAAGGTCGTCATCACCGGCAAGTCGGTGGTGCGCAACTCCATCCACGAGCCGGGTGAGTACTCCTCCGGCACCCCATTGACCGACAACCGCACGTGGCGCAAGAACGCCGCGCGCTTCAAGCAGCTCGATGCGCTCGCACGCCGGGTCCTCGCTGCTGGCAAGGAGAAAGAATGA
- the rseP gene encoding RIP metalloprotease RseP, which produces MGEFIGSVWWMIVSLGVLVTFHEFGHYWVARRCGVKVLRFSVGFGRPLWMRRNRAGTEFAIAAIPLGGYVKMLDEREVEVHPHERDQAFNHKSVWQRIAIVAAGPAANLLLCIALLWAMFVLGKQDYSPTIGRTSGMAQAAGLQSGDRLISVDARSVVTAGQASMALTTAAMDRHDARLEVLDAQDRVQTRVLPLSQLPQGFDERRVPVLAGLTWQFWLQPALVEKVVPDSAAQGVLLPGDLIVAVDGQRIDAIDQVFTEIHTLGKRGGPGMIEVLRGGERLALEITPRQGKDGRGQPTWQIGIGFAQSSAPAYDAELKYGPLAALPVALRETARMAGDSLGMMRRIVTGSASLQNISGPVTIARVANVSAQRGLDWFLFFLALLSLSLCIINLLPIPILDGGHLLYYLIELVKGSPLSERAMAAGQYVGLALLAGLMGLAFYNDILGLAAR; this is translated from the coding sequence ATGGGTGAATTCATCGGATCTGTCTGGTGGATGATCGTCAGCCTCGGCGTGCTGGTGACGTTCCATGAATTCGGCCACTACTGGGTGGCGCGCCGCTGTGGGGTGAAGGTGCTGCGGTTCTCGGTCGGCTTCGGCCGCCCGCTGTGGATGCGGCGCAACCGCGCCGGTACCGAGTTCGCCATCGCGGCCATCCCGCTCGGCGGCTACGTGAAGATGCTCGACGAGCGCGAAGTCGAGGTGCACCCGCACGAGCGTGACCAGGCCTTCAACCACAAGAGCGTGTGGCAGCGCATCGCGATCGTCGCCGCCGGCCCGGCCGCCAACCTGCTGCTCTGCATCGCCCTGCTGTGGGCGATGTTCGTACTCGGCAAGCAGGATTACTCCCCCACCATCGGCCGCACCAGTGGCATGGCCCAGGCCGCCGGGCTGCAGTCGGGCGACCGGCTGATCAGCGTGGACGCGCGCAGCGTGGTCACCGCCGGCCAGGCCAGCATGGCGCTGACCACCGCCGCCATGGACCGCCACGACGCGCGCCTGGAAGTGCTCGACGCGCAGGACCGGGTACAGACCCGGGTGCTGCCGCTGTCGCAGCTGCCGCAAGGCTTCGACGAGCGCCGGGTGCCGGTGCTGGCCGGGCTGACCTGGCAGTTCTGGCTGCAGCCGGCACTGGTCGAAAAAGTCGTGCCCGACTCGGCCGCCCAAGGCGTACTGCTGCCGGGCGACCTGATCGTGGCCGTGGACGGCCAGCGCATCGACGCCATCGACCAGGTGTTCACCGAAATCCACACCCTGGGCAAGCGCGGCGGCCCGGGCATGATCGAAGTGCTGCGCGGGGGCGAGCGCCTGGCCCTGGAAATCACCCCGCGCCAGGGCAAGGACGGCCGTGGCCAGCCCACCTGGCAGATCGGGATCGGCTTTGCCCAGTCCAGCGCCCCGGCCTACGACGCCGAACTCAAGTACGGGCCGCTTGCGGCCCTGCCGGTGGCCCTGCGTGAAACCGCCCGCATGGCCGGTGATTCGCTGGGCATGATGCGCCGGATCGTCACCGGCAGCGCCTCGCTGCAGAACATCTCCGGCCCGGTCACCATTGCCCGCGTGGCCAATGTGTCGGCCCAGCGGGGGCTGGACTGGTTCCTGTTCTTCCTGGCCCTGCTGTCGCTGAGCCTGTGCATCATCAACCTGTTGCCCATCCCCATCTTGGACGGCGGGCACCTGCTGTATTACCTTATTGAGTTGGTCAAGGGCAGCCCGCTGAGCGAGCGCGCCATGGCTGCCGGCCAGTACGTCGGGCTGGCGCTGCTGGCCGGGCTGATGGGGTTGGCGTTCTACAACGACATCCTCGGCCTGGCCGCGCGATGA